Proteins encoded within one genomic window of Phototrophicus methaneseepsis:
- the melA gene encoding alpha-galactosidase codes for MTKIAFVGAGSAVFTYEIMTDILQTPGLDTGTIALVDIDAERLELAHQITEKVVALSGRQWTVEASVDRTQVIQDTNYLINTIEVAGLENVRHDFDIPMKYGVNQCIGDTIGPGGIFKALRTLPAWIDILHDTERLAPDALVMNYTNPMSLTCLTGVRASSLPIVGLCHSIQHTSEQLAEYLGIPHQELKYRAAGVNHLAWLVDLTHNGEDMYPLLREKAKDPAIYEQDPIRFEMMLHLGAFVTESSGHSSEYTPYFRKRPDLVEKYTRPEYLGETGFYANNWPTWRQESDDWIRQMLAGEEEIELERGPEYASYIIEAMEFDKPTVIYGNVPNTDLVTNLPRDGVVEVACLVNQNGIQPTHFGELPTQLAALDQAHMAVHDLVAQAVLEQNREAAFYALMLDPLTAAVCSPAEIRQMFDEMSVAEAPYLPEWMQQ; via the coding sequence ATGACCAAAATCGCCTTTGTTGGTGCAGGAAGTGCTGTCTTTACGTATGAAATCATGACGGACATCTTGCAAACCCCCGGCCTCGACACCGGTACGATCGCATTGGTTGATATTGATGCTGAACGGCTTGAGCTTGCGCATCAAATTACGGAGAAAGTCGTCGCACTCAGCGGCAGGCAGTGGACGGTCGAAGCATCGGTAGACCGGACCCAAGTCATCCAGGATACGAATTATCTCATTAACACAATTGAGGTCGCTGGTTTAGAGAACGTCCGCCATGACTTCGATATTCCGATGAAATACGGGGTCAATCAGTGTATTGGTGATACGATCGGCCCAGGGGGCATTTTCAAGGCATTGCGCACCCTCCCGGCATGGATTGACATTCTGCATGATACGGAGCGTCTGGCACCGGATGCGCTCGTCATGAATTACACCAACCCCATGTCACTGACCTGTTTAACGGGGGTGCGGGCCTCATCGCTGCCAATTGTCGGCCTGTGCCATTCCATTCAGCACACATCGGAACAACTCGCGGAGTATCTAGGCATCCCACACCAGGAGCTGAAGTATCGAGCAGCCGGGGTCAATCATCTGGCGTGGCTGGTGGATCTCACTCATAATGGCGAGGATATGTATCCCCTCCTGAGAGAGAAGGCCAAGGACCCCGCTATCTATGAACAGGATCCGATTCGCTTTGAGATGATGCTGCATCTGGGGGCCTTTGTGACAGAAAGCAGCGGTCATTCTTCAGAATATACCCCTTACTTCCGTAAGCGCCCGGACCTCGTAGAAAAATATACGCGCCCGGAATACCTGGGTGAAACGGGCTTCTATGCCAACAATTGGCCCACATGGCGCCAGGAATCCGATGATTGGATCCGGCAGATGCTGGCCGGGGAAGAAGAAATCGAGTTGGAGCGCGGCCCCGAATATGCTTCCTATATCATCGAAGCGATGGAATTCGATAAGCCGACGGTGATTTATGGCAACGTACCCAATACCGACCTGGTAACTAATTTACCGCGTGATGGTGTCGTTGAAGTGGCCTGCCTTGTGAACCAGAATGGCATTCAGCCGACGCACTTTGGCGAATTACCGACCCAATTAGCCGCTCTGGATCAGGCCCATATGGCTGTGCATGATCTGGTCGCACAGGCCGTCCTGGAACAGAACCGTGAAGCAGCCTTTTATGCACTCATGCTCGATCCGTTAACAGCGGCAGTCTGCTCCCCTGCTGAAATCCGGCAGATGTTCGATGAAATGTCCGTTGCCGAAGCCCCTTACCTACCAGAATGGATGCAGCAGTAA
- a CDS encoding carbohydrate kinase family protein — MGKILVAGELNVDLVMSGLPHSPILGRELIGTGFQQVLGSSSAITAARLSMLGADVDFYGLVGGDDFGVFVLRQLADFGVHTGHIQTVDTPTGVTIALTYSQDRALLTYPGTIDQYAGQDLTSDVLRPYTHLHVGSFFLQTSLQPKLACIFEQARALGLTTSLDIGWDPTETWFDNPYLAPTLAHTDYFLPNEDEVTALAGGDYMPQRVAVHVAGALIVKRGSRGAAAYQANGEEIASVPSLPVTVIDTTGAGDAFNAGFIYATKILNHALPEALRFAAACGAQAVTQLGGATNAPAAESIFALLNQV; from the coding sequence ATGGGTAAAATCCTGGTTGCGGGTGAGCTGAACGTCGATCTGGTGATGTCTGGCTTGCCCCATAGCCCCATACTCGGTCGTGAGCTAATTGGCACAGGCTTTCAACAAGTGCTCGGCAGTTCATCTGCCATTACAGCGGCCCGCCTCTCGATGCTTGGCGCGGATGTTGATTTTTACGGCCTCGTTGGCGGGGACGACTTCGGCGTATTTGTGCTGCGCCAATTAGCCGACTTTGGCGTCCATACAGGGCACATCCAAACCGTAGACACGCCAACAGGCGTTACGATTGCGCTGACATACAGCCAGGATCGTGCTTTGCTCACATATCCGGGTACGATAGACCAGTACGCGGGCCAGGACCTGACCTCCGATGTCCTGCGCCCTTATACTCATCTGCACGTTGGTTCGTTCTTCTTGCAGACGAGCCTCCAGCCAAAGCTGGCTTGCATCTTCGAGCAAGCGCGTGCGCTGGGCCTGACAACCTCGCTTGACATCGGATGGGACCCCACAGAAACCTGGTTTGATAATCCCTATCTGGCCCCGACACTAGCTCATACGGATTATTTTCTGCCGAATGAGGACGAAGTGACGGCATTGGCTGGGGGTGATTATATGCCGCAGCGCGTTGCCGTACATGTCGCCGGGGCGCTGATCGTCAAACGCGGCAGTCGCGGGGCGGCTGCGTATCAGGCCAATGGCGAGGAAATTGCATCCGTGCCCTCCCTGCCGGTAACGGTCATTGATACAACCGGGGCTGGCGATGCTTTCAACGCTGGCTTCATTTATGCGACCAAAATTCTAAATCATGCCCTACCGGAAGCGCTGCGTTTTGCGGCGGCCTGTGGGGCGCAAGCTGTCACACAGCTTGGCGGGGCGACGAACGCGCCCGCTGCTGAATCCATCTTTGCATTACTGAATCAGGTGTAA
- a CDS encoding tagatose 1,6-diphosphate aldolase, whose amino-acid sequence MTTTLSPGKWRGLMTTATASQTFAILAFDQRGNYRQLLPEDATFADAVQIKQQVVSALSPHASAVLLDPVYGLGAAQHMAGSSGLLMAIEKTGYSGKATARRVDFIEGWDVGKIKQMGASAAKVLVYYHPDAGEATQHIEDVVRELAAQCRQHDITFFVEPVTYSPDEALPKDSPEFASQRPEIIQETVRRLGEAGADVLKIEFPIDVKYETNHDVWRAACEAVSDACPVPWALLSAGVDFDVFLQQVQVACEGGASGFVGGRAIWKDAIPLDEAARTEFLASVAVERLKKLRAVVEKDGKPWTDFYTPIPTVEAWFHQYT is encoded by the coding sequence ATGACGACAACGCTCTCCCCTGGTAAATGGCGGGGTTTAATGACCACCGCGACCGCCTCGCAAACATTCGCCATTCTCGCTTTCGACCAGCGCGGCAATTACCGCCAACTGCTGCCCGAAGATGCCACCTTCGCTGATGCGGTCCAAATCAAACAACAGGTCGTGAGCGCGCTGTCGCCCCATGCGTCTGCGGTGCTTCTCGATCCTGTTTATGGCCTGGGAGCAGCGCAGCATATGGCTGGCAGTTCCGGCTTGTTGATGGCTATTGAAAAGACGGGCTATAGTGGCAAAGCGACCGCCCGCCGGGTTGATTTCATCGAAGGATGGGACGTGGGTAAAATTAAGCAGATGGGTGCATCTGCTGCCAAGGTCCTCGTCTATTATCACCCGGACGCAGGCGAAGCCACGCAGCATATTGAAGATGTCGTGCGCGAGCTCGCCGCACAGTGCCGCCAGCATGACATCACCTTCTTCGTCGAGCCTGTGACTTACAGCCCTGACGAAGCCCTCCCCAAAGACAGCCCCGAGTTCGCCAGCCAGCGGCCAGAGATCATCCAGGAGACGGTGCGACGCCTTGGTGAAGCGGGCGCGGATGTGCTGAAAATTGAATTCCCTATTGATGTCAAGTACGAAACAAATCATGATGTCTGGCGTGCGGCCTGCGAAGCCGTGAGCGATGCCTGCCCGGTTCCCTGGGCGCTACTCAGCGCAGGCGTTGATTTCGATGTGTTCTTGCAGCAGGTGCAGGTCGCCTGTGAGGGGGGCGCAAGTGGTTTCGTCGGTGGGCGTGCAATCTGGAAAGATGCTATCCCGCTGGACGAAGCAGCCCGTACGGAATTCTTAGCATCGGTGGCTGTGGAACGGCTCAAAAAGCTGCGGGCCGTTGTCGAAAAAGACGGCAAGCCCTGGACAGACTTTTACACGCCCATCCCCACCGTCGAAGCATGGTTCCATCAATATACATAA
- a CDS encoding LLM class flavin-dependent oxidoreductase — translation MKFGVQLPNFGPFSEVDRLLELAQLAEKAGWDGFFLWDHVAIPERMADTMTVLAAIATVTQRIHIGPMVTAPSRRRPWKLAREATTLDHLSGGRLILGVGLGESEYDFSRCHEATAPKTRAERTDEALAILDGLWQGEPFSYAGQHFQIDDLNFLPRPLGRIPVWVGGQWDNKAPMRRASRWQGAFPIGRGYTLSPDEWRDIIAFVQDQRSEPLEAFDFIHSGVSPNDKEAAQAIITPYAEAGVTWWLEDISPVRMGWALGAPWPEPWAVDQIVERITCGPSMPTGPEKER, via the coding sequence ATGAAATTTGGCGTTCAATTACCCAACTTTGGCCCGTTTTCTGAGGTTGACCGTCTGCTGGAGCTTGCCCAATTGGCAGAAAAAGCCGGGTGGGATGGTTTCTTCTTATGGGATCACGTGGCGATACCGGAGCGCATGGCGGATACCATGACCGTCCTCGCGGCTATTGCGACGGTAACCCAGCGCATCCACATTGGCCCCATGGTCACAGCGCCTTCTCGCCGCAGGCCGTGGAAGCTAGCTAGGGAGGCCACCACGCTGGATCATTTATCCGGTGGGCGGCTGATCTTGGGTGTGGGGTTGGGTGAATCCGAGTATGACTTCAGCCGATGCCACGAAGCAACTGCCCCGAAAACGCGCGCTGAGCGAACTGACGAGGCGCTGGCGATCCTGGATGGATTATGGCAGGGGGAGCCGTTCAGCTATGCAGGCCAGCATTTCCAGATTGATGATTTAAATTTCCTGCCACGACCGCTTGGGAGAATCCCCGTCTGGGTCGGGGGGCAGTGGGATAATAAAGCGCCGATGCGCCGTGCCAGCCGCTGGCAGGGGGCCTTCCCCATCGGGCGCGGCTATACGCTCAGCCCCGATGAATGGCGCGACATCATCGCTTTTGTGCAAGACCAGCGCAGCGAGCCGCTCGAAGCATTTGATTTTATCCATTCTGGTGTCAGCCCTAACGATAAAGAGGCAGCCCAAGCGATCATCACGCCCTATGCTGAAGCCGGTGTGACGTGGTGGTTGGAGGATATAAGCCCGGTGCGTATGGGGTGGGCGCTTGGTGCGCCCTGGCCGGAACCATGGGCTGTCGATCAAATCGTTGAGCGCATCACCTGCGGCCCCTCGATGCCTACGGGCCCTGAAAAGGAACGATAA
- a CDS encoding amidohydrolase family protein has protein sequence MTDFSNIRLADFKPTPKLVTPATHVAQPRFPVIDAHNHLGEPFGGGWDKKPLPQLLDILDQANVRVYVDLDGGWGEDILDQHLEHFKAPAPERFRIFGGVDWAAWPEHGDNFGEWAAKRLREQVARGAEGLKIWKPFGLHVKDQNDKLVAIDDPRLDPLWQTAGELNLPVLAHVADPVAFFDPISQANERIEELGNHPDWHFPSPPFPPFLQIMEAFRRLVRRHPQTTFIGAHVGCYAENLGWVASMLDECPNYYIDFSARIGELGRQPYSARKFFIKYADRILFGTDLSPILEAYQLYYRFLETDDEYFNYNLSPVPGQGRWYIYGLYLPDDVLEKIYYKNAERVILRQPSAPTQA, from the coding sequence GTGACGGATTTTTCAAATATCCGCTTGGCGGATTTTAAACCAACGCCCAAGCTCGTGACGCCAGCCACCCACGTGGCACAACCGCGCTTCCCGGTGATTGATGCCCATAATCATCTGGGGGAGCCGTTCGGGGGCGGGTGGGATAAAAAACCGCTGCCGCAATTACTGGACATCCTCGATCAAGCCAATGTCCGTGTTTACGTCGACCTGGACGGCGGCTGGGGTGAGGACATTCTGGACCAGCATTTGGAACACTTTAAAGCCCCCGCCCCGGAGCGCTTCCGTATATTCGGGGGTGTGGATTGGGCCGCATGGCCTGAACACGGTGATAACTTCGGCGAATGGGCGGCCAAACGTCTGCGTGAACAGGTTGCCCGTGGGGCGGAAGGGCTAAAAATCTGGAAGCCCTTTGGCCTGCACGTCAAAGATCAAAATGATAAGCTCGTCGCCATTGATGACCCGCGCCTTGACCCGCTGTGGCAAACCGCTGGCGAACTGAACTTACCCGTCCTCGCCCATGTTGCGGACCCCGTTGCTTTCTTTGATCCGATCTCGCAGGCGAATGAACGGATTGAAGAACTGGGCAACCATCCTGATTGGCACTTCCCCAGCCCACCATTCCCGCCCTTTTTACAGATTATGGAGGCTTTCCGTCGATTGGTGCGCCGCCACCCACAAACGACCTTCATTGGCGCACATGTCGGCTGTTATGCGGAAAATCTGGGATGGGTAGCTTCAATGCTGGATGAATGCCCGAATTATTATATTGATTTCAGCGCTCGCATCGGCGAACTGGGGCGGCAGCCTTATTCCGCGCGCAAGTTCTTCATCAAATATGCAGATCGCATTTTGTTCGGCACTGATCTCAGCCCGATTCTAGAAGCTTATCAACTGTATTATCGCTTTTTGGAAACAGACGACGAGTATTTCAACTATAATCTTTCGCCTGTACCCGGGCAGGGCCGCTGGTATATCTATGGGCTGTATCTCCCCGATGACGTGCTGGAAAAAATCTACTATAAAAATGCTGAACGTGTGATACTTCGCCAGCCGAGTGCACCAACGCAAGCATAG
- a CDS encoding 1-phosphofructokinase family hexose kinase, whose translation MIICVTSNVAIDHTMTVPDYGLGGVFRPQSLLVVAGGKGINVARAIKTLGGEPLCAGFLGGYSGQSAAHMLNEEGLQAHWTQLQQGETRTCVILVDPQREQTSVINQAGPQVTDEDWQHLRDDLNAISTSAQYICFCGSLPPGTTEAAFRETLTELVQHGNAVWVDGSGLALQIAAAVPGVHLKINDEEAGSYLHMPVEHVEDVLKAGGALYEQTGASVIITMGARGAIYIDAQQRLLVRPPQVEVVSAVGSGDSFLAGWLHQLEAGKTPAEALLYAVSVGAANALSVGGAQFSITDVDDLLPQAQLQKL comes from the coding sequence ATGATCATCTGTGTTACATCGAATGTCGCCATTGACCACACAATGACAGTTCCAGATTACGGCCTGGGCGGCGTGTTCAGGCCGCAGTCTCTGCTGGTCGTCGCCGGGGGTAAAGGGATCAATGTTGCGCGTGCCATCAAAACCCTGGGCGGGGAACCACTCTGCGCAGGCTTCCTGGGGGGGTATAGCGGGCAATCTGCCGCCCACATGCTCAACGAAGAAGGGCTGCAAGCACACTGGACCCAACTCCAACAAGGCGAAACGCGCACCTGTGTAATCCTTGTCGACCCACAGCGAGAGCAAACCAGCGTCATCAACCAGGCCGGGCCACAAGTCACTGACGAAGATTGGCAGCACCTGCGAGATGATTTAAACGCGATCAGTACATCTGCGCAGTATATCTGTTTTTGTGGCAGCCTACCGCCAGGAACAACCGAAGCGGCCTTCCGCGAGACCTTAACCGAGCTGGTGCAACATGGGAACGCTGTCTGGGTGGATGGTAGCGGCCTGGCCTTACAGATTGCTGCTGCGGTGCCGGGTGTCCATCTCAAGATCAATGACGAAGAAGCAGGCAGCTACCTGCATATGCCCGTTGAGCATGTGGAAGATGTCTTAAAGGCTGGCGGCGCTTTGTATGAACAAACCGGAGCCTCCGTTATTATCACGATGGGGGCACGTGGCGCTATATATATCGATGCCCAGCAGCGTCTCCTGGTACGCCCACCACAGGTTGAAGTCGTCAGTGCTGTCGGCAGTGGGGATTCCTTCCTGGCAGGCTGGCTGCATCAGCTGGAAGCAGGTAAAACGCCTGCAGAGGCCCTGCTTTATGCAGTATCTGTTGGCGCCGCGAATGCGCTTTCAGTCGGGGGCGCGCAGTTTTCTATCACCGATGTAGATGACTTACTACCTCAGGCGCAACTGCAAAAGTTATGA
- a CDS encoding DeoR/GlpR family DNA-binding transcription regulator: MSNSDLMTRERQEQIVQLLDQTGRLTVIEICDRFGISEATARRDLATLATQNLIRRVHGGAIKRQVVATVETPILQRQSEQSGAKRRIGEATAHLIGDSETLLLIGGTTGVAVARELRHHKQLTIITDSLLIANELLDHHRHNIIMLGGVIDPDERAVRGTLSRIVLQHLQVDKAIIGTKAISLERGLSVETPEEAELWRAYIETAHHIIVATDATKFNQSALVQAFPIDAIHTIVSDDTLDENHIEQLRDKGIDVIIA; the protein is encoded by the coding sequence ATGTCCAATTCCGATTTGATGACGCGCGAACGCCAGGAACAGATCGTCCAGTTGCTGGACCAAACAGGCCGACTGACCGTCATCGAGATTTGCGACCGCTTTGGCATCAGCGAAGCGACCGCGCGCCGCGACCTCGCAACCCTGGCAACCCAAAACCTCATCCGCCGCGTGCATGGGGGTGCCATCAAGCGGCAGGTTGTCGCGACGGTAGAAACGCCCATTCTACAGCGGCAAAGTGAGCAAAGCGGCGCCAAACGCCGCATTGGCGAGGCCACTGCACACCTGATTGGTGATAGTGAAACGCTGCTGCTCATCGGAGGCACAACCGGGGTCGCTGTTGCTCGTGAACTGCGTCATCACAAGCAGCTCACCATTATCACGGATTCGCTGTTGATTGCGAACGAATTGCTCGACCATCACCGCCACAATATCATCATGCTTGGTGGAGTGATTGATCCTGATGAACGGGCTGTACGAGGCACCCTATCGCGGATTGTGTTGCAGCATCTACAGGTTGATAAAGCGATTATCGGCACAAAAGCCATTTCATTAGAACGCGGCCTGAGTGTAGAAACGCCGGAAGAAGCGGAATTGTGGCGCGCCTATATTGAGACGGCACACCACATCATCGTGGCGACGGATGCCACCAAATTCAATCAATCCGCGCTGGTGCAGGCCTTCCCCATTGATGCAATTCATACCATCGTCAGTGATGACACCCTGGATGAAAATCACATCGAACAGCTACGCGATAAAGGCATTGATGTCATCATCGCATGA
- a CDS encoding glycoside hydrolase family 2 protein gives MKKQMVWVLWIALLIAVFGGQLSAQEGPLVTRWADDVSPDHALPEYPRPSMVRDDWLNLNGLWDYALTAPDAATPESYQGDILVPFPIESYLSGVQARVNDEALWYRRTFTVPETWTDHVLLHFGAVDWEATVWLNGVELGTHRGGYDAFSFDLTDALAEDGEQELIVRVLDPTDSGAQPRGKQIRDPQSIWYTPTTGIWQTVWLEPVPDTAIHTLKLTPNLDDSHVEVIVEVAGAMDGSSLRAVVMDDETEVATAQTAEPDAGQFVLSLPIESPELWSPDSPFLYDVQIDLLDKDGGVVDTVSSYFGMRKISLERDGNDEWRLFLNGEPLFQYGLLDQGFWPDGLYTAPTDEALRYDIEATKQLGFNTIRKHVKVEPERWYYWADRLGVLVWQDMPGAFMTSVDPFSHDDASAAQFEQEMQRMVEGLYNHPSIVMWVPFNEGWGQYDTVRISDWVAELDPTRLVNNASGWTDAGAGDVLDMHAYPGPDAPPTDPDRASVLGEFGGLGLPLSGHTWQTEANWGYRDYTNAEAMLTAYTELISHLRELIEKRGLAAAIYTQTTDVEIEVNGMMTYDRDIIKMDVDAVASVNQALYEPVPQRYTFVPTSEVEGVNWLVTNEMPDASWSDVEFDDGAWVSQAGGFGFSTEPSSMVRTEWQQPQIWLRQIFTVSADEVGAYDLYLRVHHIEDAEVFLNGVSIARLPLSTTGYVELPVSDSDGTLLHIGENVLAVHAYQPSFAPPVGPLKQYIDVGLYGLERIEP, from the coding sequence ATGAAAAAACAGATGGTGTGGGTACTCTGGATTGCTCTATTGATTGCTGTCTTTGGTGGGCAGCTTAGCGCGCAGGAAGGGCCTCTGGTGACGCGCTGGGCCGATGATGTCTCGCCGGATCATGCTTTGCCGGAGTATCCGCGTCCATCGATGGTGCGTGATGACTGGCTAAACCTGAACGGGCTGTGGGATTATGCCCTCACAGCCCCGGATGCCGCGACGCCTGAGAGTTATCAGGGCGACATCCTCGTCCCCTTCCCGATAGAGTCTTATCTCTCTGGGGTGCAGGCGCGCGTAAATGATGAGGCGCTGTGGTATCGACGGACGTTCACAGTACCAGAGACATGGACTGACCATGTTCTGCTGCATTTTGGCGCTGTCGATTGGGAAGCGACTGTCTGGCTTAATGGGGTTGAACTGGGGACACATCGCGGTGGGTATGACGCATTTTCTTTTGATCTTACGGATGCCCTGGCAGAAGATGGCGAGCAGGAACTCATCGTGCGCGTTCTAGACCCAACTGACAGCGGGGCACAGCCACGTGGTAAGCAAATCCGCGATCCGCAAAGCATCTGGTACACGCCGACAACGGGCATCTGGCAGACGGTCTGGCTGGAACCTGTGCCCGATACCGCAATCCACACCCTGAAGCTGACCCCCAACCTGGACGATAGCCACGTCGAGGTGATCGTTGAAGTTGCTGGGGCCATGGATGGCAGCAGTCTGCGGGCTGTGGTGATGGACGATGAAACAGAGGTCGCCACTGCGCAAACGGCTGAGCCTGACGCGGGCCAGTTTGTGCTATCGCTGCCAATTGAATCGCCGGAGTTGTGGTCGCCGGACTCCCCCTTCCTCTACGATGTGCAGATAGACCTGCTCGACAAGGATGGTGGTGTCGTGGATACGGTATCTAGCTACTTCGGCATGCGGAAAATCTCCTTAGAGCGTGATGGCAATGACGAATGGCGGCTCTTCCTCAATGGGGAACCCTTGTTCCAATATGGTTTGCTGGACCAGGGCTTCTGGCCGGACGGCCTGTATACGGCCCCTACGGATGAGGCCCTGCGTTATGACATCGAAGCGACGAAGCAGTTAGGCTTCAATACGATTCGTAAGCACGTCAAAGTCGAGCCAGAGCGCTGGTATTACTGGGCGGATAGGTTGGGTGTCCTCGTCTGGCAGGATATGCCAGGTGCTTTTATGACGTCTGTCGATCCGTTTAGCCATGATGATGCTTCTGCGGCACAATTTGAGCAGGAAATGCAGCGCATGGTAGAGGGCCTCTACAATCACCCGTCTATTGTTATGTGGGTGCCGTTTAATGAAGGCTGGGGGCAGTACGATACCGTCCGCATTAGCGATTGGGTCGCGGAACTTGATCCGACGCGCCTTGTGAATAATGCCAGCGGCTGGACGGATGCCGGTGCAGGCGATGTGCTGGATATGCACGCTTATCCTGGGCCAGATGCGCCGCCAACAGACCCTGACCGCGCCAGCGTCCTGGGCGAATTCGGCGGATTGGGGTTGCCGCTCAGTGGGCATACCTGGCAGACAGAAGCCAATTGGGGTTACCGAGATTATACCAACGCCGAAGCCATGCTGACGGCCTATACGGAACTGATTAGCCATTTACGAGAACTCATTGAAAAGCGCGGGTTAGCGGCTGCGATATATACCCAAACGACGGATGTTGAAATCGAGGTCAACGGCATGATGACCTATGATCGTGACATCATCAAAATGGATGTGGACGCGGTGGCGTCCGTTAACCAGGCTTTATATGAACCCGTCCCACAGCGCTATACTTTCGTCCCTACGTCGGAGGTTGAGGGCGTCAACTGGTTGGTCACCAACGAGATGCCTGATGCGTCCTGGTCAGATGTTGAATTTGACGATGGTGCGTGGGTTTCGCAGGCTGGCGGGTTTGGGTTCTCGACAGAGCCATCGAGCATGGTTCGGACGGAATGGCAGCAGCCGCAAATTTGGCTGCGACAAATTTTTACCGTGAGTGCCGATGAGGTCGGGGCTTATGATCTCTATCTGCGCGTGCATCATATCGAAGATGCTGAGGTTTTCCTCAATGGCGTGTCTATTGCTCGGCTGCCACTTTCAACAACAGGATATGTTGAACTGCCAGTGAGCGACAGCGACGGCACGTTACTGCACATAGGGGAAAATGTCCTGGCTGTGCACGCCTATCAGCCCTCTTTTGCGCCACCCGTTGGGCCGCTCAAACAATATATTGATGTGGGCTTATACGGTCTGGAGCGCATCGAGCCATAG